CCTTGTTGAACCAGGGCTCGCCTCGGATCTCGAAGTCGATCCAGTTGCCCGTCGCGAGCACGTGTTCCTGCACGAGTGCGTAGCGCGCCTCGTCCTGGTCGTGCAGCGAGTTCGAGCCCAGGCCGAAGAACAGCAGCACCGCGGCCAGGCCGAGCAGCCAGAGGTCGAAGGAGTTCAACGCGCCACGGTCCATGCGGCGCAGACTAGCGTGCGGGGGGCGCGGTGGCGATCAGGAAGGTGGGGCCGAGGGACGCTCCGGACGTCGTGGACCGTACGCGTCGGCGGCGGCTCCGGGAGCCGATCCCGGCACACAACGCAGAACGCGCCCCGATCCGCAGGATCGAGGCGCGTTCGAGTGGCAGCCCCTAGGGGAATCGAACCCCTGTTTCCGGACTGAGAACCCGGCGTCCTAGGCCACTAGACGAAGGGGCCACAAGGCCACCCGCGGCGGTCTCCCGCCGCGGGTCGGTCAGTATAGAAAACTCCGGGCTGGTCGCAAGCACTCCGATCAGCCCGGCTGGTGGGCCGGTCGCAGCAGGTCGACCACCGTCTTCACCGGATTGAAGGTCTCGAGCGGCACCTCCACGAACACGGTGTTCCAGTGGGCCATGGCGCCGTTCCACAGGCCCGGGCGCTCCAGCGCCTTCAGGTCGACCCCATCTTTCGACTTCTTTGCGATGAATCCGGTCTCGGGGTCGACGAAGCGGGACAGGTCGTGCGGCCGGCCCTCGGGATCGCGCAGGGCGCAGGCCAGGTCCACCGGGTTGAAGTGGGTCGAGGCCCGGAAGTGCTTCTCCTGCTCGGGATCGTCGTGGTCGACCTGGCTGCTCTCGACGATCTGCAGGCTCAAGCCACCGTCGGCCGCGCGCACGCGGAAGGGCCCGCCGCCGGGCTCGCCCTCGTTGCGGACCATCCCACACACGCGCAGGGGCCTGGCCAGGACGTCGAACAGCCACGCCCGGCGCGAGTCGGGTCCACCCTCGAGCACCGGGTCGGGCGGGGTGCGGTGCAACCAGCTCTGGACGAAGTCCATGGCCTCGTCGAGCACCTCGACCCCGTCGTGGAGCTTGCGCCACAGCTCGTGCGCGCCGGCCTGGCGCTCGAGCAACACGCCGGCGAGCAGGTGCTGGTTCTCGACCACGGCGTCGCGGCGCTCCCGCGGGACCACGTTGTCGATGTTCTTGATCAGCACGACGTCGGCGTGGAGGGCGTCGAGATTGCCGATCAGCGCGCCGTGGCCGCCGGGGCGGAAGACCAGCCGGCCGTCGTCGTCGCGCAGGGGCTGGTCGCGCAGGTCCACCGCGACGGTGTCCGTCGACGGCGACTGCACGCTGAAGCCGACCTCGTGCGGAGTGCGCGCGGCGGCGCAGTGCTGCTCGATCTCGTCGTAGAACTCCGGGGGCACGGTGAAGTGCACGCGGCCCCGGCCGCCGCGATCGGCGACGACCTGCGAGGTCTCGTCGAGCTGCTCCTCGAAGGCCGTGCGTACGCCGTCGGGAGTACGATGGAAGGGGATCAGGCCCTTGGGCCGATCGGCGAAGTCGAGGTCCTCGAGCAGCACGCGCAGGACCACGCGGCGATCGCCGTCGCCGTCGAGCACCTGCTCGGGCTCGTGACCGGCGGCACGCACCGCGTCGCGCACCTGCGCGGCGAAGGCGAAGTCGTCGAAGCGGTCGAAGAAACGCGCCACGAGCGCGTCGTCACTGCTGCCGCCGCGGGCCTCGGCCAGCGCGGCCGGGTCGAGCGGACGCGGATCCTGCAGCCGACCGGCCAGCGCCTTGAACATGCGCGAGGCGGCCCCGCTGGCCGGCACGAACTTCATCAGCCGGCCGGCGGACGAAGCCTCGCGGCCGCGGGCGACGAGTTCGGCGCGGCGGGCGTCGTCGTCGATCACCTCGATGCCATGGTCCGGCGTCGCCGGTCCCACCACTTCGAGCGGCGGGAACCCGCGCCGGAAGCACTCCAGCTGGCGTTCGAACTCCTCGCGGGAGATCCCGCGTTGCTCGAGCTGTCCGAGGTCGGCGTCGGTCAGGTCGTAGGCCATGGCTCCGTG
The genomic region above belongs to Candidatus Krumholzibacteriia bacterium and contains:
- a CDS encoding DUF4301 family protein, whose amino-acid sequence is MAYDLTDADLGQLEQRGISREEFERQLECFRRGFPPLEVVGPATPDHGIEVIDDDARRAELVARGREASSAGRLMKFVPASGAASRMFKALAGRLQDPRPLDPAALAEARGGSSDDALVARFFDRFDDFAFAAQVRDAVRAAGHEPEQVLDGDGDRRVVLRVLLEDLDFADRPKGLIPFHRTPDGVRTAFEEQLDETSQVVADRGGRGRVHFTVPPEFYDEIEQHCAAARTPHEVGFSVQSPSTDTVAVDLRDQPLRDDDGRLVFRPGGHGALIGNLDALHADVVLIKNIDNVVPRERRDAVVENQHLLAGVLLERQAGAHELWRKLHDGVEVLDEAMDFVQSWLHRTPPDPVLEGGPDSRRAWLFDVLARPLRVCGMVRNEGEPGGGPFRVRAADGGLSLQIVESSQVDHDDPEQEKHFRASTHFNPVDLACALRDPEGRPHDLSRFVDPETGFIAKKSKDGVDLKALERPGLWNGAMAHWNTVFVEVPLETFNPVKTVVDLLRPAHQPG